The genomic stretch AAGAAGGGATATGTGGATGAATTTATTGAATATCTCAATCAGAAAATGGGAGACTTCACAGAAGAAAAAATACTCGATAATCTTGTGAATGCAAAGGAAGATTTCCAAAAACTTCTGAAAGAAAAAGATGATATAGTTGTGTTTGCAAATTCAGAACAAGAAATTGAGATTGAGAAAAGGATAGAAAAAATAAGTGCAAAGTTAAAAGATGTCCAAGAAGACGAGCTTCAAAAGATTGATATTCTTTTAAGAAGAGCACAAACTTTTGATATTAAATTTGATCAGGGTTATATTAACTCAAATCTTTTTGAAGTAAGGGATCTCTACAAAGACCTAATGAAAACAAGAAATGAAATACTTTCCATAATTGCTGAAGACAAAAGAGATGAAATCGATGAGATTCTTGGTAGGCTCAAAAAAAGAGTAGAGCACGCAGAAATAGTGAAAGAAGAAGAACTCCAATACTTTATTAGAAGAGTTAAAGGATTATTGGATAAGTACAGTTTCGCACAGGTTCTAAGGAGTGCATCTGAAGCTAAGGACGAGTATCAGACCTTAGTTAAAGAAAAGCAGGGATTGTTACTAGAGTATGATGATCAACTCAGGCTTGAAATAGAAGCTTTAATGTCTGAATTTAGCAATAGGATAAAGGATGCTGAAAAAGAAATTGTACAGAGTAAAATCGATAAGATTGTTAATAAAATAGGTGGATTTGTTACAAGATACTCTTATGTTGAACCTTCAGACAAAGCCCTTGTTATGGCAATGATAGAAGAATATAAGGACATAGTTGCCAATTATAAACAGTTCGAAAATGAACTTGATATGAAATCCCAAGAACTCCTAAAGGAAAGAATTCAACAGTGCCAGAATCTAATAAAACAGATAGATTACGAAATACAGTATGAAAGGGACATCATGGAAATAAAAGAAGGATGTGTCGAATTTATAAAGATGTATCGGGACAAAGAAGTTCTGCTTTCCAAAATATGGGAAGCACAAAACAAATATAATACACTACTTCAAAAATTCGAAAGCATTCCCTTCCACAAAGATTCAGCAACTGAGCACGAAATAGTAAAGAAGTTACAGATTTGTTATGGCTTAATTGACAAATCCTTTAAGGGACTATAAAGAGATAAAGATTTACATGATATTGAAAACTTCTAAGGAGATCCTTGGAGAATATATTCTTTGTGATAATTGCCTTGGAAGACAGTTTGGAAAAATTTCAATATCCACAAATGAAAGAAGAGGGAAAGTAATAAGAAATCTATTGAACTGTTTTAATCCAGAAATAATTCCTAATATAAACCAACAAAAGCCTTGTTTTCTTTGTGATAATATTTTTGAAAAGACCGAGGACATCGTAAAAGATGTATCACCAGATTTCGAGTTTTCTACTTTTCATGCAGGTACAAAGATTCCTGAAGAAATCATGAAAAAAGAGGGAATGCTAAAAGAGAAATATAATCTTCAGTACCAGGAAAACCTTAAACAAGAACTTAATAGGGAGCTTGGAAAAAAGATAGGGGCCATCATTGGCAAAGAGTTCAAAAGGGAAAAAGAAGATGTAACAATACTTCTACATCCTTATGAATCAAAGATCGAGTATGTAATTAATCCATTATTTATCTATGGCCGATACAATAAACTAATTAGAGGGATCCCACAGACTAAATGGTTTTGCAGAAAGTGTAAAGGCAGGGGTTGTTCAAGATGTGGGCATACTGGAAAAATGTATGATGAAAGTGTTGAGGAATTGATATCCAAATTATTTTTAGAAGAAACTAAAGGTCAAGATTCCTCTTTTCATGGGGCAGGTAGGGAAGATATCGATGTTTTAATGCTTGGAAATGGTCGACCTTTTGTTCTGGAAATAAAATCCCCTAAAATCCGAGATATCGATCTTCAAAGAATAGAGCTTGAAGTAAACCAAATGAATGAGGGAAAAGTAAAAATTTCAGAGCTTTGCTTTGTGGGCAAGGAAGTAGTTGAGAAAATAAAAAATACTAATTTTAGAAAAACTTACCTAGCAGAGATAGATGCATGCCTGACTGAAGAAGAAAAGAAGAAAATAGAGGAATTTTTCATTGACAGAGACATATACCAAGAAACCCCAAATAGGGTCATACATAGAAGAGCCGATAAAACTAGAATTAGAAAGGTTTATAAAGTTCTTACCTCTAAGGAAAATTGCTCGTCACTAGAGATATACTGTGATGGTGGACTTTATATAAAGGAACTTATCTCTGGAGATGAGGAGAGGACAAATCCCAGTATTGCAGAATTATTGGGTAAGAATATAAAGTGTATATTGCTAAATGTAATTAGTATTGAAGAGTAGGTGTAATTATGTCTAGAAAATCTCATGGTTTCAAACTCAAGACAAGAGGTAAACTAACAAAAGATGTCAGAACAAGGGGGAAAGTCCCCGTATCAAGAATTCTTCAGAATTTTGATGTTGGAGACTCCGTGCACATTATTTTAGAACCCTCGGTCCATAAAGGCATGCCTTTCCCAAGATTTCACGGGAGAACGGGCAAGGTAGTAGGAAAGAGAGGTTCAGCTT from Methanofastidiosum sp. encodes the following:
- a CDS encoding tRNA pseudouridine(54/55) synthase Pus10 is translated as MILKTSKEILGEYILCDNCLGRQFGKISISTNERRGKVIRNLLNCFNPEIIPNINQQKPCFLCDNIFEKTEDIVKDVSPDFEFSTFHAGTKIPEEIMKKEGMLKEKYNLQYQENLKQELNRELGKKIGAIIGKEFKREKEDVTILLHPYESKIEYVINPLFIYGRYNKLIRGIPQTKWFCRKCKGRGCSRCGHTGKMYDESVEELISKLFLEETKGQDSSFHGAGREDIDVLMLGNGRPFVLEIKSPKIRDIDLQRIELEVNQMNEGKVKISELCFVGKEVVEKIKNTNFRKTYLAEIDACLTEEEKKKIEEFFIDRDIYQETPNRVIHRRADKTRIRKVYKVLTSKENCSSLEIYCDGGLYIKELISGDEERTNPSIAELLGKNIKCILLNVISIEE
- a CDS encoding 50S ribosomal protein L21e yields the protein MSRKSHGFKLKTRGKLTKDVRTRGKVPVSRILQNFDVGDSVHIILEPSVHKGMPFPRFHGRTGKVVGKRGSAYLLSIMDGNKEKTIISRPEHMKKQVF